DNA from Megachile rotundata isolate GNS110a chromosome 8, iyMegRotu1, whole genome shotgun sequence:
CAAACTTGTAAACGATTAATCTAGGAATtcttacatatgtgaaataaacAGATATTCATTTTCGTACAAGAACTCGATCAACTCGATATCGAAATATTTGATTTCGATAATAATCTCGTATGCGCATAAACGCGATTTGAATTTAACACGCACGTTATACGTTGTAAATGGTAAAGataattttagttattataTGGAAAtactatcaattttttaatttcaactttcttttgtATTTTAGAACAGAACAAACTAGAACAACGCCAACAAATAAATTATCGTATATTAGACATGTACGAAACGATGAAAGGATAAGTGAATCTTGTGATTTTTctgcattttatattaaatatgactaataatattaatactttattTGTTTTCACTTAGGTGATAAAAAGTAAGTAATTGAAGACAATGATTTCTTTAGGTTGGATCGATATAGCCGTGCTCGCGTGAACTAAAAGGATGATGTGATAAATTGTCATATACGCAGGTGTCAACCGGGTCACCATTAGTTAGGCTGTGACCAGTTACGTTAATATTGATCACCTAGGTATCAAGTTTGTTGTGACAGTGATCGTGTAACGTAGTTGATAATTTACGGACTCTATTACATCGCAATTGATCGAAgtcaatataattttgatttaattaaaGAATGCAATTTTCTTATCTACTACTTTATGCAACGATCTTATTTGCTTCACAATGCGTATGTAACGTTAATGATGAAAGTACGTCAAActttcttattaatttttttttgcataattaaattctttttaattataaaacgtattcttatttttttctcttattttatctactctaataaaataattttaatctttttgTAACAGATGATGACAATGGAACTAAAAATCCCATACCATCACAACTAACGGTCACATCATGGAACGTAAGTTCacgatataaaaatagtttctTATCTCAAGGTACatcatttcaaattctcaaggttaaacattataattttctaaaatattaaggatttcaaaatttcataatttcaaagtCCTGAACAAAGTTCCGAATTCCGGAAGTACCTTGGATTTAAAGAACTGCAAAACATTTTGAAAGCTTATTGTTCTTACAGGACATGCCGTACTCAGCAATCGAGAAGCGCAACGGAAAATGGATCGGTAAAGGATACGCATTTGACATCTTCAATTCAATCTGTTTCAAATTGAATATTACATACACCATTATTCCACCGAATGAGCATATATTGGGTGACGAGAAAAATGGTATTTTGGGTGCGCTATatcaaaaagtaataaaaataaatcatttacaaACTAACAGACGAACGAGGAtggtattaatttttattatttctatagAAAGCAGATATAGCCGTTGCATTTCTTCCGATATTACTGGACATGCGACGATACTGTGAGTTCAGTACCTCACTGGATGAAACAAGAATAACCGCCATAATGAAAAGGCCTCAGATATCAGCTACTGGTTCAGGTCTTCTTGCACCATTTGAAGGAACCGTTTGGTTACTAGTTCTAGCATCTTTACTTTGTATAGGACctactatttatatttttgctaAAATCAGGTAAAGTCTTctacaatgaaatattttaattcaaatgaTGATTTTAATTCCATTCTTGCAGCTCCAAGTTGTGGAATGATTCAACTTCAAATCACTTTACTTTATCCTCCTGCTTCTGGTTTGCTTATAGCTCCTTCTTGAAGCAAGGATCAAGCATTGTTGCTACAACAAGTATGTGGCTTTAAATAACCGTGACACTATTGATCTTTAATTATTACAGTTTTTTGAAACCGTAGATTCAATACGAATATTGTTTGCTACTTGGTGGATCTTCATATTGATTTTAACATCGTTCTACACGGCAAATCTCACTGCATTTCTTACAAAACCTCAATTTACGTTGGCTATTAGTTCTCTTCACGATATTGTTTACATGGGGTACAACTGGGTTACGTTCAAAGGGA
Protein-coding regions in this window:
- the Ir76b gene encoding ionotropic receptor 76b isoform X5 translates to MQFSYLLLYATILFASQCVCNVNDENDDNGTKNPIPSQLTVTSWNDMPYSAIEKRNGKWIGKGYAFDIFNSICFKLNITYTIIPPNEHILGDEKNGILGALYQKKADIAVAFLPILLDMRRYCEFSTSLDETRITAIMKRPQISATGSGLLAPFEGTVWLLVLASLLCIGPTIYIFAKISSKLWNDSTSNHFTLSSCFWFAYSSFLKQGSSIVATTNSIRILFATWWIFILILTSFYTANLTAFLTKPQFTLAISSLHDIVYMGYNWVTFKGRAIEFLLSQDHENDLSLLNVSRHRRKGIFKQYDQSENILNHEDFF
- the Ir76b gene encoding ionotropic receptor 76b isoform X1, which translates into the protein MQFSYLLLYATILFASQCVCNVNDENDDNGTKNPIPSQLTVTSWNDMPYSAIEKRNGKWIGKGYAFDIFNSICFKLNITYTIIPPNEHILGDEKNGILGALYQKKADIAVAFLPILLDMRRYCEFSTSLDETRITAIMKRPQISATGSGLLAPFEGTVWLLVLASLLCIGPTIYIFAKISSKLWNDSTSNHFTLSSCFWFAYSSFLKQGSSIVATTNSIRILFATWWIFILILTSFYTANLTAFLTKPQFTLAISSLHDIVYMGYNWVTFKGRAIEFLLSQDHENDLSLLNVSRHRRKGIFKQYDQSENILNHVGPRRLFLAEAHYLQTVLFQNYINNTRSHLDHNLRCGYVIMPEAILITNRAFAFPHGSPLTKHINAMLLRFVQTGIIQQRKVKNLPLAEICPVDLRSNDRKLQNNDLILTYKVVIAGYIIAAIVFLFEIIYAFILHRVKNSKVKHNSHVRREKSKTSQIQKSMNDVSMLKKSQVMYPGTENLMLQAKQQFINGRHYYVITDKDGDRRLIPMRTPSAFLFQSIA
- the Ir76b gene encoding ionotropic receptor 76b isoform X4, whose protein sequence is MQFSYLLLYATILFASQCVCNVNDENDDNGTKNPIPSQLTVTSWNDMPYSAIEKRNGKWIGKGYAFDIFNSICFKLNITYTIIPPNEHILGDEKNGILGALYQKKADIAVAFLPILLDMRRYCEFSTSLDETRITAIMKRPQISATGSGLLAPFEGTVWLLVLASLLCIGPTIYIFAKISSKLWNDSTSNHFTLSSCFWFAYSSFLKQGSSIVATTNSIRILFATWWIFILILTSFYTANLTAFLTKPQFTLAISSLHDIVYMGYNWVTFKGRAIEFLLSQDHENDLSLLNVSRHRRKGIFKQYDQSENILNHVGPRRLFLAEAHYLQTVLFQNYINNTRSHLDHNLRCGYVIMPEAILITNRAFAFPHGSPLTKHINAMLLRFVQTGIIQQRKWL